The genomic window TGAAGCAGGAGTCCCCAGCATAAGATGATCCAAGAAGCCAAGTGCAAGTTGAGTTTGCAAGTCCAAGGGCTTCTCAGACAATAGCCAGTTAACGCACAACATATGCTTCTTTTTAAGGTCACCATCTCGACCAGCAGGATATTTCTCAACCAGTCTGACAGGCTCAGAGAATagcttttgaaatttaatcTTTGAACTATTGGGAGATGGACTTGCTTCAAACATATCCAAGTATTCTGCACATATAAGAAACGCAGGGATAAGATGTATTTCAAATCGACATAGAcgacaaacacaaaaaatatgaGGATTCTTTCTAGTAAGACAAAGGAGATATCAATCTTTACCACTCAAGACACGGAGGCGGTGAACGGGATCATCATCTCCATAGAACCAGATCCTGGCGTTGCTTGGGTGATAATATTGACGGTGGAACTCCTAAAATTGTcccaaaacaagaaatataCTTAGTATGCATCAGAAGTTACACATTACAAGAAATATACTAGCATATTAATTTGACTTCTAACAAACCTTGAATTCCTCAAATGTCAGATTAGGAATATCTTTTGGATCACCTCCACTGTCAACACCATATGTATTTTCTGGGGATAAGGCCtaataaaagtgaaaacagTAGTAGCTGATTTCATCAGAACCACTATATCAAGGAAATTCAAATATGTCTCAGATTATCTAACAAGGTTTTTGTTCCAAGTGTCCAAACGACTCTTTCATGATGGCTATATCATTTAGTTGATTAATAAGGTCAAAACCCAAGATCAGGTTAAACCAACAACGAGAAACTTCTAGTTATAGTAAGCAAAACACAATACTTGCCTGTTGAGCAATTCGCCCTAAAATATTATCAGGCTGTGAATAGACCCCTTTCATCTCATTAAAAACAACACCTGAAATCAAACATCAACAATGAGATAGGATGAGTGGGTATCTGAAGTAGCTGATAAACTAAAAGATATCATCGATACTAAGAAAAGTAGAGGAAAAGAGCTCTAAAATGGAATCCTAGGTAAATAAAACCTTTGTAAGATATGTCTTCCGAGGGATCATTAAGTTCATAGTGCCAGCCCTCTTGCTGAAAGGTGTGAGCGTCATCCACACACTTGGGGAAGAAGACAGCATCCAAATATACATCGACAAGATTGTAAAAATCCTACCATAGATAGTGATAGTGATGAGTTGTGATCAGAAATAGACTCACTTTAGATAACAATAACAGAAAGAAAGAGGTTAGCCCACTGAGGACAACAAAAGAAGGACTTAATGTTTGGCTCATTGTACCTTTGTATTGGTGGAAGCAACTGGGTAGCAGGTCCTATCAGGATATGTGAATGCATTTAGAAAAGTATGCAAACTTCCCTTGAGTAGTTCAACAAATGGCTCTTTTACCGGGTACTTTCTTGACCCACATAGAACGCTATGTTCCAGTATGTGCGGAATGCCAGTGGAATCCTTCCTGCATTAACAACGAAACTATGATCTAAAATTGCTTCCATTATTAGTTTTTGCAAGTCTTTCACAAGGAGGTGCCTGTGGGACCAATATCTACTGAAAGTGCAGTTGCTCATATCGACTTTTAACAAAGCGTTAAGTAATTTGACAAGTTGTAACCTCCAAAACTTAGACCACTTTACAAGTACCAAtatattagaagaagaaacgaaatGACTAGGTctaatcagaaaaaaaaagctttgatgAGTAGAGATAAACTTGACCATTTCAATTAGTTAAATTCAAGGAGTGAAGCTTTAGGTACCAATTTCAATTGCCTAATACATACTCAGGTCAAATTTACAGAgagtaaaaattattatgaaGTAAACTTACGGAGGAGTTCTGAAAACAACACCGAAGACCTTGTTCTCATCCTCATTTGACACAGACATCACCTCGCAACcagttttcttgtgtttgaaGAGTATCGCCTTTGATTTACACTCTGAGATGAATTCTTCCGACACTTTTTCAAATCCAAGCTTCTCAGCCTCATCTTGACCTACATCTGAATccaaacaaccaaaaataaggaaaatcaCGCATCAGCAGAGGTTACACATGGCTCCATTTGATTACAAAGTAGACACAAAGCATGAGATGAAAAATGCACCACACGGACCACACCTATCTACAATTCACAACCTATCCTAAAGTAAGAACCACAATTTCACAAGTGCCACAAATCAACATGTCCGAATTAAGAGAACAAATCAATTAGCAATTAAACTTCAAAcagattgaaaaaaagaagtatatGTGAAAAATTCCAACCAGGATAAAGTGGAGCGGGTTGTGTGGCGACGGCGCGAACAGAGAGGCGAGAGAACTGCCCATTGACACTGCGAACTGCGGCGGAGGGAATCCTCAAACCTCGTCGGAGCAAAAGACGTCTACCGGCGACTGAGGGAGAGGAAATTCGGCGAAGATTGCGACTGGGGACACGGAGAGCTGCCGTCGACGATGTGAGAGACATGTAAGAGCGAGGGAACTGACGAAAGAAGCGAAAGAATAGAGAGGACGAGCTGCGCGAAGCTAAACAAGAGACGGTTCGGAGCATAGCTaccggaaaaaaaatattcccGGCGGAGACTGCTACTGACGGAGACGAAATTAAGGATATTGCAAAGAAGCTAAATAAACCCAACGGCAAGAGGTTTTATCCTTGTGTAGTTGTGTGTTTTTGCTTGTAGaggaaaaaagtaaaataaaataaaatgaaataccTCATTTCTTGtacaacacacaaaattattGTGAAAAATATTCTCTATTTTACTAAATTggcattttatttttctgaatttttaaGTCGGGACAAAAAAGAGGTGCTGATTTGCAAGAAAGGAAACGTGGTTCTCATATAGCCAAATGTGTTTGAGTGTTGCAATTTGCTATCCTCCAAAAATATAATGACTACAAAATatcttaaatcttttttcatgATATTAAACTTAAGTGAAAGTATTACAAAATCTGATCAAGTTAAAAGTTTACACCAGACATATACTTTCCAGGTATTTGATtcagaaaaaatcatattgatcagatttaaacaaattttaaattatatataagttttttcttacacaCAAATTAAACCTTTGATCAGTACTAGACTACTGGTAGCATGCGATGAGCTTGCAGTAGTTTCTCTCGCACATTAGTTATGGGCCGAGAGCTAGGCCCATGTCCAGGGACGGATAAAATAATCTTCCAGATGTTTCTTTATTATCCACGTGGCGTGATCACGTGACCACGTCTCGTCTCGTCTAGTCCTAGATTAGCAGAGCCTCTCTTTCGGCCAGCGGGTTACCTTATTATCGTCACAAGACGAAACTTTCagaaaaaggcaaaaatcactgtcaaaactcaaaagccTTGAGACCAAATTTCCGATTTTTTCTCCTCTGAAGAAATCCAACAAATTGTACCATGATTCCAGCTTCACTCTACTTCTTCTAGGGTTCGTTCGTTTTCTGGAGCTGTTGCGCAATGCCAGTAGCTTACACATTTCCAGTTCTCCCTTCTTCTTGTCTGCTTTGCGGAATCTCCAATCGCAGCACCAGCTTCGTCGTAGATCGCCCGGAGCTTCAGATCTCAGGTCTCCTCGTCGTTCGTTCTGAATCCGGTGAATTCTTCGGTTCTGGTTTATCTTTGCGGCGGTTTCAGCGAGAAGGACGGAGGAGGTTGAATGCTGCTGGTGGTGGTATCCATGTCGTCGACAATGCGCCGTCTCGTACTTCTTCTCTCGCTGCATCTACCTCTACAATCGAACTCCCGGTTACGTGTTACCAGGTATTTTGCTCCGACTGACTTACTTTTCGGAATCTCTGTAGATACTACTATCTCTCGCGATTTGCTACTTAGCTCCTCGTTGAAGTGCAAGTGGAACTTGTTTTTATCcttctaaattttgttgaaatagAAACATTTTCCTCCAATTTGTAGTCTCTAGCGCGTAGAACGAGATGGATGTATTGATTTGGCAATTTAATATTGTATCATAGTTCATTTCTGCAATAGAGTGTAAAGAATGTAGCGTTTCGTTTGTTAGACATTATTCCAGGATACTGTTAATTGTATTGATTTTGCAGCTTATCGGAGTTTCTGAGCAAGCTGAGAAAGACGAGGTCGTTAAGTCggttataaatttgaaaaaaactgATGCTGAAGAGGGTTATACAATGGAAGCTGCTGCAGCTCGCCAGGTTAAGACCTATAGTATCACTAGAGTTGGACAGGGAATGTGGCTTCAGTTTCTTGATACTTTGTTCTTAATGTGTAGGATCTTCTCATGGATGTTAGGGATAAACTTCTTTTTGAATCAGAATATGCTGGTAacctaaaagaaaagattgcTCCTAAATCTCCTCTCAGAATTCCGTGGGCATGGTTGCCTGGTGCTCTATGCCTTCTTCAAGAGGTACTACTTCTGACCTTTTATTGCGTTTTATCCCTGCAAATGTTTTGTACTGATCTTTCTGCTACTATGCTTCAGGTTGGACAAGAAAAACTTGTGCTGGATATTGGCCGGGCTGCTCTCAGGAACCTTGATTCAAAGCCATATATTCATGATATATTCTTATCTATGGCACTTGCTGAGGTAAAATCAAATGAACTAAGAATGGGAACTAGTTATCTACTTTCACtatcctctgcttcttctatctctaatatgtttgttttccaTTTAGTGTGCAATTGCCAAGGCTGCTTTCGAGGTTAACAAGGTCTCTCAAGGATTTGAAGCTCTTGCTCGTGCTCAAAGTTTTCTGAAGAGTAAAGTTACTCTTGGGAAACTTGCATTGTTAACTCAGGTAACAGGTTCTACTGTCTTgcattagtatatataaagctTCTCTGAGTTTACTTTTAGCCCTGTTACTGGCTTGAATTATTAAAAGTGCATGATCATGCCTTACTGTAAATCGCATCATGTTTAGGAGCTTCACATATAAGTACGTATTGTCCAAAAGCATAATTTACCAGCATATTGGGTTTTAAGGGgttaaaattgatatttatagatTGAGGAGTCACTAGAGGAGCTTGCACCACCTTGCACATTGGATCTACTGGGCCTGCCACGCACGCCAGAAAATGCAGAGAGGAGGCGAGGTGCAATTGCCGCGCTACGCGAACTGCTCAGACAGGGCCTTAGTGTTGAAGCTTCATGTCAAATTCAAGACTGGCCATGCTTTTTGAGCCAGGCAATTAGCAGGTTATTGGCCACAGAGATTGTCGATCTTCTTCCATGGGATGATTTAGCCATTACacggaaaaataaaaaatcactGGAATCCCACAATCAAAGAGttgttattgattttaattgtttcTACATGGTGTTACTTGGTCACATCGCTGTTGGATTTTCAGGCAAGCAAAATGAAACGGTATATCTcgttttctttccttttgttaaatttagaCTGATTGGTCCATTTCTTCTCTACTCTATCTGCTTATAAAGCATAACATTCAGTATGCTTGTGTAGATTAATAAAGCAAAAACGATATGCGAATGTCTCATAGCATCAGAAGGTGTTGATCTGAAATTTGAGGAAGCTTTTTGCTCATTTCTTCTAAAACAGGTATTTTTCCTCTTgctttctttattctttttccCTATCAACTATGCTTGTGCATCTTATTTACTTCAAGTTCACTTGCTTCGAAAGATCCTTGCGTTGTTCATTTAGTTAAGTGCTACTGGACCTACATGTTGGATAGCACAGGGTTCCGAGGCAGAGGCCCTGGAAAAACTTAAGCAGCTGGAATCAAATTCAGACTCTGCCGTTCGTAATTCGATCTTGGGGAAAGAGTCGAGAAGTACTTCTGCTACTCCCTCACTGGTAAACCTTATGATTTTTACCAAGAATATGTGTTCATTTGTTGCTACGACTAGAGCGAGGGCTATGCCTGATGTAAATGGCATGATCAACTCTAGTGGAGTATGAATAAGTTTGAGCTATGTTTCAGGCTGTAATTGAAACAATGGAAATAGATACATTTAGTGGATGGTAGTTAAATTCATAGAATATGCTTTAACAGCATTGTGTATGCCTGCcgttaacattttctttttcgattGGTTGTACATACACATAAAtcttaatatttgtttgagtAAGCCCTTGGGTTCATGCactaaatttaatttggaaattttgCAAGTATGTACATCTCTTCGCTAgctctgattttttttcatagaaAGATTGATAGCGACCTTCATACATGCTACCTATAAAATTGACCAGGAAGCGTGGCTAATGGAGTCCGTGCTTGCTAACTTTCCAGACACAAGGGGTTGTTCTCCATCTTTGGTAAGAATCAGATCACTACTGGAAGATTCTGTATAGCAGTTCTATTTTTATGCAGAAAgataatcatatatacaacTTTCTGCAGGCCAATTTTTTCCGGGCTGAAAAGAAATATccagaaaacaagaaaatgggGTCACCTTCGATCATGAATCATAAGACGAACCAAAGACCACTTTCCACAACACA from Arabidopsis thaliana chromosome 3, partial sequence includes these protein-coding regions:
- the PARC6 gene encoding plastid division protein (paralog of ARC6 (PARC6); BEST Arabidopsis thaliana protein match is: Chaperone DnaJ-domain superfamily protein (TAIR:AT5G42480.1); Has 266 Blast hits to 205 proteins in 69 species: Archae - 0; Bacteria - 132; Metazoa - 0; Fungi - 0; Plants - 100; Viruses - 0; Other Eukaryotes - 34 (source: NCBI BLink).); protein product: MPVAYTFPVLPSSCLLCGISNRSTSFVVDRPELQISGLLVVRSESGEFFGSGLSLRRFQREGRRRLNAAGGGIHVVDNAPSRTSSLAASTSTIELPVTCYQLIGVSEQAEKDEVVKSVINLKKTDAEEGYTMEAAAARQDLLMDVRDKLLFESEYAGNLKEKIAPKSPLRIPWAWLPGALCLLQEVGQEKLVLDIGRAALRNLDSKPYIHDIFLSMALAECAIAKAAFEVNKVSQGFEALARAQSFLKSKVTLGKLALLTQIEESLEELAPPCTLDLLGLPRTPENAERRRGAIAALRELLRQGLSVEASCQIQDWPCFLSQAISRLLATEIVDLLPWDDLAITRKNKKSLESHNQRVVIDFNCFYMVLLGHIAVGFSGKQNETINKAKTICECLIASEGVDLKFEEAFCSFLLKQGSEAEALEKLKQLESNSDSAVRNSILGKESRSTSATPSLEAWLMESVLANFPDTRGCSPSLANFFRAEKKYPENKKMGSPSIMNHKTNQRPLSTTQFVNSSQHLYTAVEQLTPTDLQSPVVSAKNNDETSASMPSVQLKRNLGVHKNKIWDEWLSQSSLIGRVSVVALLGCTVFFSLKLSGIRSGRLQSMPISVSARPHSESDSFLWKTESGNFRKNLDSVNRNGIVGNIKVLIDMLKMHCGEHPDALYLKSSGQSATSLSHSASELHKRPMDTEEAEELVRQWENVKAEALGPTHQVYSLSEVLDESMLVQWQTLAQTAEAKSCYWRFVLLHLEVLQAHIFEDGIAGEAAEIEALLEEAAELVDESQPKNAKYYSTYKIRYILKKQEDGLWKFCQSDIQIQK
- the PARC6 gene encoding plastid division protein (paralog of ARC6 (PARC6); BEST Arabidopsis thaliana protein match is: Chaperone DnaJ-domain superfamily protein (TAIR:AT5G42480.1); Has 35333 Blast hits to 34131 proteins in 2444 species: Archae - 798; Bacteria - 22429; Metazoa - 974; Fungi - 991; Plants - 531; Viruses - 0; Other Eukaryotes - 9610 (source: NCBI BLink).) is translated as MPVAYTFPVLPSSCLLCGISNRSTSFVVDRPELQISGLLVVRSESGEFFGSGLSLRRFQREGRRRLNAAGGGIHVVDNAPSRTSSLAASTSTIELPVTCYQLIGVSEQAEKDEVVKSVINLKKTDAEEGYTMEAAAARQDLLMDVRDKLLFESEYAGNLKEKIAPKSPLRIPWAWLPGALCLLQEVGQEKLVLDIGRAALRNLDSKPYIHDIFLSMALAECAIAKAAFEVNKVSQGFEALARAQSFLKSKVTLGKLALLTQIEESLEELAPPCTLDLLGLPRTPENAERRRGAIAALRELLRQGLSVEASCQIQDWPCFLSQAISRLLATEIVDLLPWDDLAITRKNKKSLESHNQRVVIDFNCFYMVLLGHIAVGFSGKQNETINKAKTICECLIASEGVDLKFEEAFCSFLLKQGSEAEALEKLKQLESNSDSAVRNSILGKESRSTSATPSLEAWLMESVLANFPDTRGCSPSLANFFRAEKKYPENKKMGSPSIMNHKTNQRPLSTTQFVNSSQHLYTAVEQLTPTDLQSPVVSAKNNDETSASMPSVQLKRNLGVHKNKIWDEWLSQSSLIGRVSVVALLGCTVFFSLKLSGIRSGRLQSMPISVSARPHSESDSFLWKTESGNFRKNLDSVNRNGIVGNIKVLIDMLKMHCGEHPDALYLKSSGQSATSLSHSASELHKRPMDTEEAEELVRQWENVKAEALGPTHQVYSLSEVLDESMLVQVTVSIHLLLFLYLIMLVYYS